Sequence from the Microcoleus sp. FACHB-831 genome:
CGCTTGGTAAACGGCGTGCTTGCCATTAAGCCTTTGGCTAACTTAGCCAAGCAAAAAGCGCGTCAGATGATGATTAAACGAGCAGAGGAAATTGGAGTACCTTGGACAAAGCAAGTAGAGGAATTGCGATCGCATGACTGGGAAGGGCAACTAGCTAAGGTACAAAATCCCAGCTTGACCTATCCCCAATACTACGTGCGATCGTTCCACGCCTACGATAGCGGTAATCTTAGCTGGGATGCTGCTTTAGAAGTGGAAGTTGCAGCCAAAGCCGTTCACGCAAAAATTTGGCCAGATGCTGGGAGCCAAGGCGATGACAAACTCCGCCAATCGTATCACGATGTCCTTACATCTCAAATTGCCAACCAGCCGCGAGACATTGTGGACTTGGGTTGCAGCGTGGGGATGAGTACTTTTGCCCTGCAAGAAGTTTATCCGCAAGCCAAAATTACGGGTTTGGACTTATCACCCTATTTTTTGGCTGTTGCTAACTATAGATCCCAGCAGCGTAATCAGCCGATAAACTGGGTTCAGGCAGCAGCGGAATCTACTGGATTGCCAGATGCTTCGTTTGATTTAGTCTCTACCTTCCTAATGTTCCATGAATTGCCCCAGTCTGCCGCAATGCAGATTTTCCGCGAGGCTAGGCGTCTGCTGCGTCCCGGCGGACATTTGGCGATTATGGATATGAATCCGAAGTCGGAGGTTTTTGCCAAGATGCCACCGTATATCTTAACTTTGCTCAAGAGTACGGAGCCTTACTTGGATGAGTATTTCGCCTTGGATTTTGAGCGGGCGCTAGTAGAGGCTGGCTTTGCTGATGTGAGTATTACTGGCAATAGCCCTCGCCATCGCACGATTATTGCCAGTCGGTTGTAGGCGTGCTTCTCAAGGTAAGGTGGGCAATGCCCACCCTACTCACTAAAATCAAAAATTTATATAAGCCTGGAGATAGGGTATTTATCACAGCAGCTAAGTCTAAGCTGAAAAGTGTTGATATAAACCTAATTGAGGAAACAATTATGCCTAGCGGTCATGCCAGTCATAAAGGCGCTTCACAAAAACCTAATACTAATGCCAATGGTTTGATTAATGCTGCTGCTGAAGGCACAGCAGATCCGCACGATATTACTACTCAAGGTAGCGATCCCACAAGAACGGAGGAAGCTCCTGAGAATGCTGCTGCTACTCAAAGACCAGAGGACGAGGCAGCAGAGTAAGCTTTATTCTACTGTTAGGCTATAACAGTAGTTTAAAAAGTGCATCGCGATCGCGGTTTAATTTTTCCCAACGGTCGCGATCGCGCAAAGTCTTGAATAATCTTATACAGATTCGCTACTTTCATCTACGGTCTTAATTTCACTAACCACTTCATAGAAAGCCGTAGTTGGTGGTTTGGCAAACAAAGGATTCATCTTATCTAATATGGCTTGGTAAGCCTCGCTTTTGTTGGCTTCCATATCTTCCGCACTCTCCCAAAGAATTATAGCAATTCCTCTGTCAGTGCCCGGTTCTTGCAACAGGTAAGATCCCTTGAAGCCTTGCTCGTATGTTGAGACAGCTTTTTCGTAGAGTTCTTCTGCTTCATCAAATTTGCCTGCTTTGAACTCTCCGATAGCAACATAAGCAAATTTATGTTTGAGAAAATCTTGAAACTCCGACATTGCTTACTCCTTGGGTAGTTATATTTTCTGTTTAAACTAACATTACTCGCTTCCGGCAAAATTTGGATTGACCAATTTTTGTTTTTTTCCCAACCATATCAAAACAACTTACAACTTCCCCGACTGTGCGAGACGATTACCCATCTCGCAGCAAGGTGTGTCAAGTTTCGTTGTCGGCGTTAGTTAGTTGACTCTATTTTTGGTTGATTCAACTCTCTGCACTTTTCTTCTGCCTGTTTATAGGCTTCTGAATAGTTTTTACCACCCATCATTAAGTTGCCGTAATACTCGTGCGGTAAAGCATCATAGACGGGTAGCGGTTCGTCCTCTGGATAATCTTCCTTAGCTTCTTCTACTGCTGCTTTTAGTTTCTTTACACTCAATTGTTGCGCGGGGAAGTAGTAGAGTTGTTCAGCCTTTTTGTTTAAGTGCGTCAGTGTTGGATCGACAATGCGATCGTCAACCTCAATCCAGCTATGCTCAATTGGTTTGTACGGATCTCCAGGACAAGCTAAAAAGCCTTGAACATATATTGCTCCCTCTGTCAACAATGCTGCATTATAAGCATTGTCGAAGGGTTTGTTAGCCTTGCTTTTGATGCGCGAGGCAATTTCTAATGAAAGAGTCTCATCTAATGGTTTGTTCATATTGCGGCATTAACTCTGGGCTAATATTTTTGCATACTCAGTATCGCTTATTCCTCTGCCATAGGTGGAGGTGAGTCAGTTTGTCATGTTGGGGGCGACAATCTCGCGATCGCCTGATAATAA
This genomic interval carries:
- a CDS encoding antibiotic biosynthesis monooxygenase; the encoded protein is MSEFQDFLKHKFAYVAIGEFKAGKFDEAEELYEKAVSTYEQGFKGSYLLQEPGTDRGIAIILWESAEDMEANKSEAYQAILDKMNPLFAKPPTTAFYEVVSEIKTVDESSESV
- a CDS encoding class I SAM-dependent methyltransferase, whose translation is MTAALNTSPGLASRLVNGVLAIKPLANLAKQKARQMMIKRAEEIGVPWTKQVEELRSHDWEGQLAKVQNPSLTYPQYYVRSFHAYDSGNLSWDAALEVEVAAKAVHAKIWPDAGSQGDDKLRQSYHDVLTSQIANQPRDIVDLGCSVGMSTFALQEVYPQAKITGLDLSPYFLAVANYRSQQRNQPINWVQAAAESTGLPDASFDLVSTFLMFHELPQSAAMQIFREARRLLRPGGHLAIMDMNPKSEVFAKMPPYILTLLKSTEPYLDEYFALDFERALVEAGFADVSITGNSPRHRTIIASRL